The Stratiformator vulcanicus genome has a segment encoding these proteins:
- a CDS encoding glycosyltransferase family 4 protein, translating into MTIVPDHGKPRILIINRSYPPGPGATGRIVRDLAEDLTSEFDVTVLAGPLEKRDKSDAKAARNTVDEAATASPQQPRVIRAAGTTLGKGSMLGRIADLTSFLMAVTLRGLCLGRPDIVLVMTDPPMLCLTGALLKFRFGAKLVIHIQDLHPDVGVAIGKLKDSFLTRCISRAFRISYRRADRVWAVSRDMRDELASQGIQTDRLEYVPNWSDGRFIEPLDSQAASEANGSENLRPFRILYSGNIGLTQPLDQLVDAADLLRHRPDIEIVISGDGAGRPALEQRLRGSSSNIRLMHPSAEFSLSEHLSTGDLHFVPLAIGVDRFLMPSKLYAAMASARPVLVTGRAGTELVEIVRSAGLGFVAPPDDAACLARRIEQAADLRETNIAMGQRSRRLFEARFDRPPSTERIRRRLRALISRDETVHEAPPRPKFVQFSGRWTISASATKSNRRLSD; encoded by the coding sequence ATGACTATTGTGCCCGATCACGGCAAGCCGCGAATTCTCATCATCAATCGCAGTTACCCTCCGGGCCCGGGGGCGACCGGGCGGATCGTGCGTGATCTCGCCGAAGATTTGACCTCCGAATTTGATGTGACCGTTCTTGCCGGCCCGCTCGAAAAGCGGGACAAAAGCGATGCAAAGGCTGCGCGGAACACCGTCGATGAAGCGGCCACCGCTTCGCCTCAGCAACCGCGTGTGATCCGCGCTGCCGGCACGACGCTGGGGAAGGGATCAATGCTCGGCCGCATTGCCGATCTCACCTCGTTTCTGATGGCGGTAACCCTGCGGGGCCTTTGTCTTGGCCGACCTGACATTGTTCTCGTGATGACCGATCCACCGATGCTCTGCCTGACCGGGGCACTGCTCAAATTCCGCTTCGGCGCGAAGTTGGTCATTCACATTCAGGACCTCCACCCGGACGTGGGCGTCGCGATCGGCAAACTTAAGGACTCCTTCCTCACACGCTGCATCTCGCGTGCCTTCCGAATAAGTTACCGCCGAGCGGACCGTGTTTGGGCGGTTAGTCGAGATATGCGCGACGAACTTGCCAGCCAGGGAATTCAAACTGACAGGCTGGAATATGTACCGAATTGGTCGGACGGTCGATTCATCGAGCCGCTTGATAGTCAAGCCGCTTCCGAAGCGAATGGGTCCGAGAATCTTCGACCATTCCGGATACTTTATTCCGGGAACATCGGCCTGACTCAGCCGCTCGATCAACTCGTGGATGCCGCTGATCTGCTGCGGCACCGGCCTGATATCGAAATTGTGATATCGGGCGACGGTGCGGGTCGGCCCGCTTTGGAGCAGAGGTTGCGCGGATCGTCGTCGAACATCCGTCTGATGCACCCCTCAGCCGAATTCTCGCTGTCGGAACACTTGTCGACAGGAGATCTCCATTTCGTCCCGCTGGCCATCGGGGTCGATCGGTTTCTCATGCCGTCAAAACTGTACGCCGCGATGGCGTCGGCCCGCCCGGTGCTGGTGACCGGTCGTGCGGGAACAGAGTTGGTCGAAATTGTGCGTTCGGCCGGACTCGGCTTCGTGGCCCCACCCGATGACGCGGCCTGTCTGGCACGGCGGATCGAACAAGCCGCAGACCTGCGCGAGACAAATATCGCGATGGGCCAGCGTTCGCGTCGGCTGTTCGAGGCAAGATTCGACCGTCCGCCGTCCACCGAGCGAATCCGTCGCCGCCTCCGCGCCCTGATCAGTCGGGATGAAACCGTTCATGAAGCCCCGCCACGACCTAAATTTGTCCAGTTCTCTGGAAGATGGACGATTTCAGCTTCGGCAACAAAATCGAACCGTCGATTATCCGACTAA